Proteins encoded by one window of Kribbella flavida DSM 17836:
- the mraZ gene encoding division/cell wall cluster transcriptional repressor MraZ: MFLGTHFPKLDDKGRLFLPAKFRDELAEGLVITRGQERSLSVWPEAEFVQLTEQLKQAPITNKGARDYLRMLFAGASNEVPDKQGRVTIPPMLRDYAGLDRDCVVIGAMNRVEIWNTENWNRYSAEQEQAFADLSEEVLPGIF; this comes from the coding sequence GTGTTCCTCGGAACGCACTTCCCCAAGCTCGACGACAAGGGACGGCTGTTCCTGCCGGCGAAGTTCCGCGACGAACTGGCGGAGGGTCTGGTGATCACCCGCGGACAGGAGCGGTCGCTGTCCGTGTGGCCCGAAGCGGAGTTCGTACAACTGACCGAGCAGCTGAAGCAGGCGCCGATCACCAACAAGGGTGCTCGGGACTACCTGCGGATGCTGTTCGCCGGAGCCTCCAACGAGGTGCCGGACAAGCAGGGCCGGGTCACCATCCCGCCGATGCTGCGCGATTACGCGGGACTGGATCGCGACTGTGTCGTCATCGGGGCGATGAACAGGGTGGAGATCTGGAACACGGAGAACTGGAACCGGTACTCCGCGGAGCAGGAGCAGGCCTTCGCCGACCTGTCCGAGGAGGTACTGCCCGGGATCTTCTGA
- the rsmH gene encoding 16S rRNA (cytosine(1402)-N(4))-methyltransferase RsmH, translated as MTGPEPSERHVPVMLDRVVALLAPALQQPGSVLVDATLGLGGHSEAFLQRCPEARLIGLDRDPAALRLAGERLAPYAGRTTLVHAVYDELPRVLDELGVPAIDGILFDLGVSSMQLDEADRGFAYAQDAPLDMRMDPTAPTTAADVLNTYSAADLARILFQYGEEKFARKIADRIVRARETEPFSHSARLSELVRDAIPQAARRTGGHPAKRTFQALRIEVNSELDVLRRALPAALGALALHGRIVVMSYHSLEDRITKQTLAAATRSDVPDDLPVIPAGHEPYLKLLTRGAERPTEDEVAENPRAASARVRAAERVRAKGLVA; from the coding sequence ATGACAGGGCCTGAGCCGTCCGAGCGCCACGTGCCCGTGATGCTCGACCGGGTCGTCGCGCTGCTCGCTCCCGCGCTCCAGCAGCCCGGGTCAGTGCTCGTCGACGCCACTCTCGGTCTCGGTGGGCACTCCGAGGCGTTCCTGCAGCGCTGCCCCGAGGCCCGGCTGATCGGCCTCGACCGTGACCCCGCCGCGCTCCGGCTGGCCGGCGAGCGGCTCGCGCCGTACGCCGGACGCACCACGCTGGTGCACGCCGTGTACGACGAGCTGCCGCGGGTCCTCGACGAGCTCGGCGTGCCCGCGATCGACGGGATCCTGTTCGACCTCGGGGTGTCGTCGATGCAGCTGGACGAGGCAGACCGCGGGTTCGCCTACGCCCAGGACGCGCCGCTGGACATGCGGATGGACCCGACCGCGCCGACCACGGCCGCGGACGTCCTGAACACCTACAGCGCGGCCGACCTGGCCCGGATCCTGTTCCAGTACGGCGAGGAGAAGTTCGCCCGCAAGATCGCCGACCGGATCGTCCGGGCCCGGGAGACCGAGCCGTTCAGCCACAGCGCGCGGCTGTCCGAGCTGGTCCGCGACGCGATCCCGCAGGCGGCCCGGCGGACCGGGGGACACCCGGCCAAGCGGACCTTCCAGGCGCTGCGGATCGAGGTGAACAGCGAGCTGGACGTGCTGCGCCGCGCGCTGCCGGCCGCGCTCGGCGCGCTCGCGCTGCACGGCCGCATCGTGGTGATGAGCTACCACTCGCTGGAGGACCGGATCACCAAGCAGACGCTCGCGGCCGCCACCCGGTCCGACGTACCGGACGACCTGCCGGTGATCCCGGCCGGGCACGAGCCGTACCTCAAGTTGCTGACTCGCGGCGCCGAACGGCCGACCGAGGACGAAGTGGCGGAGAACCCGCGGGCCGCCTCGGCCCGGGTCCGGGCCGCCGAGCGAGTCCGGGCGAAGGGGTTGGTGGCCTGA